A single window of Oerskovia paurometabola DNA harbors:
- a CDS encoding glycoside hydrolase family 43 protein has product MTDPRPVRRLTPVPTSGPAAGAMPAGTTFTNPVLPGTHPDPSVCRFPGSGGAPDDYYLVTSTFEYFPGLPVFHSHDLVTWTQVGHAIHRTDQVDLSTVPSSGGLYAATIRRHVGTFYVVTTLVHTQGRGGHLLVTATDPAGPWSDPVWLEGEGIDPSLFFDDSTGRVWLTATRLADPGEWEGQTEVWLRELDLAAGALVGPEHVLWRGALHGAVWAEGPHLYRVGDHYYLLASEGGTEHRHAVSVARADTVTGPYTGNPANPILTHRHLGRDFPVVGVGHGDLVETAAGEWWMVLLGSRPYGGYFPNLGRETFLAPVVWEDGWPVVARGVGHVAGSFPLPDVGARLPGSGSPAEVVGQPSGVGAVVVHETFDGPGEGLDLAWNQVRTGERFWSLTERPWHLRLPLLPATLSDVATPAFLGRRQQHADMDLTVRVDVDPAGPDEWAGLAVRQSEEAWIAAVVTRAAPADDSAGAVGGREVLVVERFGGEEVVVGRAALGPLGLAEGAVDVVLHATGQEYALGVRTLVGFHAVATVHGGRLSSPEAGGFLGVWVGPYATGRGTTTATVADVECVEFRGR; this is encoded by the coding sequence ATGACGGACCCGAGGCCGGTCCGGCGGCTGACCCCCGTCCCGACCTCGGGTCCGGCGGCCGGGGCCATGCCCGCCGGGACCACGTTCACGAACCCCGTCCTGCCCGGGACGCACCCCGACCCGAGCGTCTGCCGGTTCCCCGGCTCGGGCGGTGCGCCCGACGACTACTACCTCGTCACCTCGACGTTCGAGTACTTCCCGGGCCTGCCGGTCTTCCACAGCCACGACCTCGTGACGTGGACGCAGGTGGGCCACGCGATCCACCGCACCGACCAGGTGGACCTGTCGACCGTGCCGTCCTCGGGCGGGCTGTACGCCGCGACGATCCGGCGCCACGTCGGGACGTTCTACGTCGTCACGACGCTCGTCCACACCCAGGGCCGGGGTGGGCACCTCCTCGTGACCGCGACCGACCCCGCCGGGCCGTGGTCCGACCCCGTGTGGCTCGAGGGCGAGGGGATCGACCCGTCGCTCTTCTTCGACGACTCGACCGGGCGCGTGTGGCTCACCGCGACGCGCCTGGCCGACCCGGGGGAGTGGGAGGGCCAGACCGAGGTGTGGCTGCGCGAGCTCGACCTCGCCGCGGGCGCGCTTGTCGGCCCCGAGCACGTCCTGTGGCGCGGCGCGCTGCACGGCGCGGTCTGGGCCGAGGGTCCGCACCTGTACCGGGTCGGCGACCACTACTACCTGCTCGCCTCCGAGGGCGGTACCGAGCACCGCCACGCCGTCTCGGTCGCGCGCGCCGACACCGTCACCGGCCCGTACACGGGAAACCCCGCGAACCCGATCCTCACGCACCGCCACCTCGGCCGGGACTTCCCCGTGGTCGGGGTCGGGCACGGGGACCTCGTGGAGACCGCCGCCGGCGAGTGGTGGATGGTCCTGCTCGGCAGCCGCCCCTACGGCGGCTACTTCCCCAACCTGGGGCGCGAGACGTTCCTCGCCCCTGTCGTCTGGGAGGACGGGTGGCCAGTGGTCGCCCGGGGTGTGGGCCACGTCGCGGGGAGCTTCCCCCTGCCCGACGTCGGAGCGCGGCTTCCGGGGAGCGGCTCACCGGCTGAGGTGGTGGGCCAGCCTTCAGGGGTGGGTGCCGTCGTCGTGCACGAGACGTTCGACGGCCCCGGCGAGGGGCTCGACCTCGCGTGGAACCAGGTGCGGACCGGGGAGCGCTTCTGGTCCCTGACCGAGCGGCCCTGGCACCTGCGGCTCCCGCTGCTGCCCGCGACGCTGTCCGACGTCGCGACCCCCGCGTTCCTGGGCCGCCGCCAGCAGCACGCGGACATGGATCTGACGGTGCGTGTCGACGTCGACCCCGCCGGGCCCGACGAGTGGGCCGGGCTCGCGGTGCGTCAGTCCGAGGAGGCGTGGATCGCGGCGGTCGTGACGCGGGCGGCGCCCGCTGACGACTCCGCAGGGGCAGTCGGCGGGCGCGAGGTGCTCGTGGTCGAGCGCTTCGGCGGCGAGGAGGTCGTCGTGGGGCGCGCGGCGCTCGGGCCGCTGGGGCTGGCCGAGGGAGCCGTGGACGTGGTGCTGCACGCCACCGGTCAGGAGTACGCGCTCGGGGTCCGGACGCTGGTTGGCTTCCACGCCGTCGCGACCGTGCACGGCGGGCGGCTCAGCTCGCCCGAGGCGGGCGGGTTCCTGGGCGTGTGGGTCGGTCCGTACGCGACGGGCCGCGGGACGACGACCGCGACGGTCGCGGACGTCGAGTGCGTGGAGTTCCGAGGGCGCTGA
- a CDS encoding helix-turn-helix domain-containing protein, which produces MRDDFVRGNDRLTGYLRTPERAQAVAAIRKEMDTEDRAYALNLAAIRKAADLTQKQLGERLGVGQNTVSRTERRSDVLWSTLVDYLSAAGGSDITLAVTINGQRIELDLDASHHTRN; this is translated from the coding sequence ATGCGCGACGATTTCGTCCGCGGCAATGACCGCTTGACGGGATATCTACGGACCCCCGAACGTGCCCAGGCCGTCGCAGCGATCCGCAAGGAGATGGACACCGAGGATCGCGCCTACGCCCTCAATCTCGCGGCGATCCGCAAGGCCGCCGATCTCACGCAGAAGCAGCTCGGTGAACGACTGGGAGTCGGACAGAACACGGTCTCGCGCACCGAACGGCGCAGCGACGTCTTGTGGTCCACGCTCGTCGACTATCTCAGCGCAGCAGGCGGATCCGACATCACGCTCGCCGTCACGATCAACGGTCAACGCATAGAGCTCGACCTCGACGCATCACACCACACCCGCAACTAG
- a CDS encoding VanZ family protein yields MFHQVPVLPVVVPLAAAVLAGLMWSLIRSGRFSVPRATVALALCVYVAGIVANTVFPVFLDKPVSSAPWGSHLAVVPFVDYEVADAVMNVLVFVPVGVLVPLLAPRASWRRAVAAAAVLSLTIEVTQLVTAHLLGGGHIADVNDLIFNITGGAVGFAVFSALVKIPSVSAVVDRFRWHEITACARGAAAIPEGWRRGD; encoded by the coding sequence GTGTTCCACCAGGTCCCGGTCCTCCCGGTCGTCGTCCCTCTGGCCGCGGCGGTGCTCGCGGGGTTGATGTGGTCACTGATCCGCAGCGGACGCTTCTCCGTGCCGCGAGCCACGGTCGCCCTCGCGCTCTGCGTCTACGTCGCCGGGATCGTCGCGAACACCGTCTTCCCGGTCTTCCTGGACAAGCCCGTCAGCAGCGCCCCCTGGGGCAGCCATCTCGCCGTCGTGCCGTTCGTGGACTACGAGGTCGCCGATGCGGTCATGAACGTCCTGGTCTTCGTCCCGGTCGGCGTCCTCGTGCCGCTGCTCGCGCCCCGGGCCTCGTGGAGACGGGCCGTGGCGGCGGCAGCGGTCCTGAGCCTGACGATCGAGGTCACCCAGCTCGTGACGGCGCACCTGCTGGGTGGGGGGCACATCGCGGACGTGAACGACCTGATCTTCAACATCACCGGCGGGGCGGTCGGCTTCGCGGTGTTCTCGGCGCTCGTGAAGATCCCGTCCGTCAGCGCCGTCGTCGACCGGTTCCGCTGGCACGAGATCACGGCCTGCGCCCGGGGCGCCGCAGCGATCCCCGAGGGCTGGCGGCGTGGTGACTAG
- a CDS encoding HEAT repeat domain-containing protein — protein sequence MSVREEHRAALRALDDDPAAVRAYLTARSGLPGPRANLELIGAFADVAPAGLVLSLADSPDEYLRCCGTVGLGRLVVDVPARARTDLTDLLRVRAAEGSWRVREAVAMALQRIGDAETATLVALVASWVDDQDPLVRRAAVAGICEPRLLRTPATVTAALDACAAATASIHALPPDARRDTGVRTLRQALGYCWSVAVAGDPASGLPRFAALRGSDDPDVAWVVRENEKKTRLRRLLDPPDVPSA from the coding sequence ATGAGCGTGCGTGAAGAGCACCGGGCGGCCTTGCGCGCGCTCGACGATGATCCGGCCGCCGTGCGCGCCTACCTCACGGCCCGCTCAGGGCTCCCCGGGCCTCGGGCGAACCTCGAGCTGATCGGTGCGTTCGCCGACGTCGCGCCGGCAGGCCTCGTGCTCTCCCTGGCCGACTCCCCCGACGAGTACCTGCGCTGCTGCGGGACGGTCGGCCTCGGCCGGCTCGTCGTCGACGTCCCCGCCCGTGCACGCACCGACCTGACCGACCTGCTGCGCGTCCGCGCGGCTGAGGGGTCGTGGCGCGTCCGCGAGGCCGTCGCGATGGCGCTGCAGCGCATCGGCGACGCCGAGACCGCCACCCTCGTCGCGCTCGTGGCCTCCTGGGTCGACGACCAGGACCCGCTGGTTCGCCGAGCCGCGGTCGCCGGGATCTGCGAGCCGCGCCTCCTGCGAACCCCCGCCACCGTGACGGCCGCCCTGGACGCCTGCGCGGCCGCCACCGCCTCGATCCACGCGCTCCCGCCCGACGCCCGCCGCGACACCGGCGTCCGGACGCTGCGGCAGGCCCTCGGGTACTGCTGGAGCGTCGCCGTCGCGGGTGACCCGGCCTCAGGTCTGCCGCGCTTCGCCGCGCTGCGCGGCTCGGACGACCCGGACGTGGCCTGGGTCGTGCGCGAGAACGAGAAGAAGACCCGCCTTCGCCGCCTGCTCGACCCGCCCGACGTCCCGTCCGCGTGA
- a CDS encoding DinB family protein has protein sequence MTTYSRTKEFEGATFVRASFKGATLRFSDVSGVTMRGVDVGGLDIDSHDLFFGSLIVNGVDVVPYVDAELNRQFPGRELQKAQTVDGLREGWVAVQSAWQETVEGTPPDLVDAHVEDEWSVAQTLRHLVLATDAWLRGGILRIEQPFHEIGQIFTGAGEMGFDLSIFRTDTPTYEEILAVRAERQGQVTEFLATATTELLAEERDDPWGGENWHPSVGDCVRVILEEEWAHLRYVRRDLALLREAPPASP, from the coding sequence ATGACGACCTATTCCAGGACGAAGGAGTTCGAGGGCGCGACCTTCGTCAGGGCCAGCTTCAAGGGCGCCACCCTGCGGTTCTCCGACGTCAGCGGCGTGACCATGCGCGGCGTCGACGTGGGCGGTCTCGACATCGACAGCCACGACCTGTTCTTCGGCAGCCTGATCGTCAACGGGGTCGACGTCGTGCCGTACGTGGACGCCGAGCTCAACCGGCAGTTCCCCGGCCGCGAGCTGCAGAAGGCGCAGACGGTCGACGGGCTGCGCGAGGGGTGGGTCGCCGTGCAGTCCGCGTGGCAGGAGACCGTGGAGGGCACGCCACCCGACCTGGTGGACGCCCACGTCGAGGACGAGTGGTCCGTGGCCCAGACCCTGCGGCACCTCGTCCTGGCGACCGACGCCTGGCTCCGCGGCGGGATCCTGCGGATCGAGCAACCGTTCCACGAGATCGGGCAGATCTTCACCGGCGCCGGCGAGATGGGCTTCGACCTGTCGATCTTCCGCACGGACACACCGACGTACGAGGAGATCCTCGCGGTGCGGGCCGAGCGCCAAGGGCAGGTGACCGAGTTCCTGGCGACGGCCACCACGGAGCTGCTCGCGGAGGAACGCGACGACCCGTGGGGCGGGGAAAACTGGCACCCCAGCGTCGGGGACTGCGTGCGCGTGATCCTGGAGGAGGAGTGGGCGCACCTGCGCTACGTCCGCCGGGATCTCGCTCTGCTGCGTGAGGCCCCGCCCGCGTCGCCGTGA
- a CDS encoding SPFH domain-containing protein, which produces MATIKRYPWLRHFLGSPTGAVIHLKAGRVAHRGIGQAFWFRPGTSVLSEVPVDDQELPVLFHATTRDHQDVTVQVNVTYRFADPAVVSQRLDFGIDPDTGAATTTGRDQVATIIGQLAQSHAIDHLAAVPLTTALEQGVSQVRAQLVEALGSDARLASTGIEVLGVHVLAVRPDGDVERALQTPLREHVQAEADRSTYERRALAVERERTISENELASQIELATRRERLVAQEGANLRREAEETAAAALVEARAAAERRDLTSAAQAEEIRRLGEANNAKFRTVMDVYEGMDQSTILAVAMRDLAGALPKIGSLTITPDLLSGALAAFTGAAGGPATGGATAGRGA; this is translated from the coding sequence ATGGCCACCATCAAGCGCTACCCCTGGCTGCGGCACTTCCTCGGCAGCCCTACGGGCGCCGTGATCCACCTCAAGGCAGGACGGGTCGCGCACCGCGGGATCGGCCAGGCCTTCTGGTTCCGCCCCGGCACCTCGGTCCTCAGCGAGGTACCGGTCGACGACCAGGAGCTGCCCGTCCTCTTCCACGCCACGACGCGCGACCACCAGGACGTCACGGTCCAGGTCAACGTGACGTACCGGTTCGCGGACCCGGCCGTCGTCTCGCAGCGGCTCGACTTCGGGATCGACCCCGACACCGGCGCCGCGACCACCACGGGGCGCGACCAGGTCGCGACGATCATCGGCCAGCTCGCGCAGAGCCACGCGATCGACCACCTCGCGGCCGTCCCCCTGACGACCGCGCTCGAGCAGGGCGTGAGCCAGGTCCGTGCCCAGCTCGTGGAGGCACTGGGCTCGGACGCCCGGCTGGCCTCGACCGGCATCGAGGTCCTCGGGGTCCACGTGCTCGCGGTCCGCCCCGACGGCGACGTCGAGCGCGCCCTGCAGACCCCGCTGCGCGAGCACGTCCAGGCCGAGGCCGACCGGTCGACGTACGAGCGGCGGGCGCTGGCCGTCGAGCGCGAGCGCACCATCTCGGAGAACGAGCTCGCGAGCCAGATCGAGCTCGCGACCCGCCGGGAGCGGCTCGTCGCGCAGGAGGGCGCCAACCTCCGGCGAGAGGCCGAGGAGACCGCCGCCGCGGCGCTCGTCGAGGCCCGCGCCGCGGCCGAGCGTCGCGACCTGACGTCGGCCGCGCAGGCCGAGGAGATCCGCCGGCTCGGCGAGGCGAACAACGCCAAGTTCCGGACCGTCATGGACGTCTACGAGGGCATGGACCAGTCGACCATCCTGGCCGTGGCGATGCGCGACCTCGCCGGGGCGCTGCCCAAGATCGGCAGCCTGACCATCACGCCGGACCTGCTCAGCGGGGCGCTCGCCGCGTTCACGGGAGCCGCAGGCGGCCCCGCCACCGGCGGTGCCACCGCCGGCCGGGGAGCCTGA
- a CDS encoding NUDIX hydrolase, protein MSENPETPPSAARIPVTVDVVALTVRDGTLQVLLVTRLLDPFRDRLALPGGFVLPDESLPQAAARELAEETGVAVPGHLEQLRTYGPLGRDPRGPVLTVAHLLLAPTYGLPTAGSDAAQVGWYPVEEALADPDGLAFDHHRILRDGVERARAKLEYSTLATAFCGPEFTIAQLRAVYEAVWGTRLDPRNFHRKAVGTPGFLVETGESTSGGTGRPAALYRLAPEAERSAGARDAVGQDEAPASVPAVLNPPLMRPAG, encoded by the coding sequence ATGAGCGAGAACCCGGAGACCCCGCCGTCAGCCGCCCGGATCCCCGTCACGGTCGACGTCGTCGCGCTCACGGTCCGTGACGGCACGCTCCAGGTCCTGCTCGTGACGCGGCTCCTCGACCCCTTCCGGGACCGCCTCGCCCTGCCGGGCGGGTTCGTCCTGCCCGACGAGTCCCTGCCGCAGGCCGCCGCCCGCGAGCTCGCCGAGGAGACGGGCGTCGCGGTCCCCGGCCACCTCGAACAGCTCCGCACCTACGGGCCGCTCGGCCGCGACCCGCGCGGCCCCGTGCTGACCGTCGCGCACCTCCTGCTCGCACCCACGTACGGCCTACCGACCGCAGGCAGCGACGCCGCTCAGGTCGGCTGGTACCCGGTCGAGGAGGCGCTCGCGGACCCGGACGGGCTCGCGTTCGACCACCACCGGATCCTGCGCGACGGCGTCGAACGTGCCCGCGCGAAGCTCGAGTACTCGACGCTCGCGACGGCCTTCTGCGGCCCCGAGTTCACGATCGCCCAGCTCCGCGCCGTCTACGAGGCCGTGTGGGGCACCCGGCTCGACCCCCGCAACTTCCACCGCAAGGCCGTCGGCACCCCGGGGTTCCTCGTCGAGACGGGGGAGTCGACGTCGGGAGGGACCGGCCGGCCCGCCGCGCTCTACCGGCTCGCGCCCGAGGCGGAGCGCTCCGCCGGGGCGCGCGACGCCGTCGGGCAGGACGAGGCGCCCGCCTCCGTGCCCGCCGTGCTCAACCCGCCCCTCATGCGACCCGCAGGCTGA
- a CDS encoding VOC family protein, with the protein MSDTTGTTPSTTTPRTTATTPRGLTTVSFWSDDVPAAVAWYTEVFGVDPYYVMPPAPAPAAYVEFRVGDYQHELGIIDRSYAPAGAATVPGGAVVYWHVDDVRATYARLLALGGTEYQPVTPQGDGGFVTAAVVDPFGNVLGVMENPHYLAVLEGREG; encoded by the coding sequence ATGAGCGACACGACCGGCACGACCCCGAGCACGACCACCCCCCGCACGACTGCCACGACCCCGCGCGGCCTGACGACCGTGAGCTTCTGGTCCGACGACGTCCCCGCGGCGGTCGCCTGGTACACCGAGGTGTTCGGCGTCGACCCGTACTACGTCATGCCGCCCGCGCCGGCCCCGGCCGCCTACGTGGAGTTCCGGGTGGGCGACTACCAGCACGAGCTCGGCATCATCGACCGCTCGTACGCGCCCGCAGGCGCCGCGACGGTGCCCGGCGGGGCGGTCGTCTACTGGCACGTCGACGACGTCCGCGCCACGTACGCGCGACTGCTCGCGCTCGGCGGGACCGAGTACCAGCCGGTCACGCCGCAGGGCGACGGCGGGTTCGTGACCGCGGCCGTCGTGGACCCGTTCGGGAACGTGCTCGGCGTCATGGAGAACCCGCACTACCTCGCGGTGCTGGAGGGGCGCGAGGGGTGA
- a CDS encoding inorganic phosphate transporter → MTETILLALVVVTALAFDFTNGFHDTGNAMATSIATRALKPKTAVALSAVLNLVGAFLSLAVAATIAKGIVDANVITLEVVLAGLVGGITWNLLTWLLGIPSSSSHALIGGVVGSVLAAVGTSGVLWTGVLSKVMIPALLAPVIAIGVAALGTFLVARITKDLPQDTTSRRFRWGQIGSASLVSLAHGTNDAQKSMGIILLALIAGGAVPSDSGVPFWVVLSCAFFMALGTYLGGWRVIRTLGKGLVEIDSRQGMAAETSSAAVILLSSHFGFSLSTTHVATGSILGSGVGMPGAKVRWGVAGKMLAAWGLTLPAAGVVGALCFWLQDVIGGVGGTVAVFTILIGVSAAIWVASRRKPVDASNVNDEWDGEGETAVVDAAESFTAVAVEVTAEAEATIAATTAANSTAPTATAPTATAREGVHA, encoded by the coding sequence GTGACCGAGACGATCCTGCTCGCGCTCGTGGTAGTGACGGCCCTGGCCTTCGACTTCACGAACGGCTTCCACGACACCGGCAACGCGATGGCCACGTCCATCGCCACACGTGCCCTCAAGCCCAAGACCGCCGTCGCGCTGTCTGCAGTCCTCAACCTGGTCGGGGCGTTCCTGTCCCTGGCCGTGGCGGCGACCATCGCCAAGGGGATCGTGGACGCGAACGTCATCACCCTCGAGGTGGTGCTCGCCGGTCTGGTGGGTGGCATCACCTGGAACCTGCTGACCTGGTTGCTGGGTATCCCGTCGAGCTCGTCGCATGCCCTCATCGGCGGCGTCGTCGGCTCGGTCCTGGCTGCGGTCGGGACGAGCGGGGTCCTGTGGACCGGTGTCCTGTCCAAGGTGATGATCCCCGCCCTGCTCGCTCCCGTGATCGCGATCGGGGTCGCCGCGCTCGGCACCTTCCTGGTCGCGCGCATCACCAAGGACCTGCCGCAGGACACGACGAGCCGCAGGTTCCGCTGGGGCCAGATCGGCTCCGCCTCGCTCGTCTCGCTCGCGCACGGCACCAACGACGCGCAGAAGTCGATGGGCATCATCCTGCTCGCGCTCATCGCGGGCGGTGCCGTCCCGTCCGACTCGGGGGTCCCGTTCTGGGTCGTCCTGTCGTGCGCGTTCTTCATGGCGCTGGGCACGTACCTGGGCGGCTGGCGCGTCATCCGCACGCTCGGCAAGGGCCTCGTCGAGATCGACTCGCGCCAGGGCATGGCCGCCGAGACCTCGTCGGCCGCGGTCATCCTCCTCTCGAGCCACTTCGGCTTCTCGCTGTCGACGACGCACGTCGCGACCGGTTCGATCCTCGGCTCGGGCGTCGGCATGCCGGGCGCGAAGGTCCGCTGGGGCGTCGCGGGCAAGATGCTCGCCGCGTGGGGCCTGACGCTGCCGGCCGCCGGCGTCGTCGGCGCGCTGTGCTTCTGGCTGCAGGACGTCATCGGTGGCGTCGGCGGGACCGTCGCGGTCTTCACGATCCTCATCGGCGTCTCCGCCGCGATCTGGGTCGCGTCGCGTCGCAAGCCCGTCGACGCGTCGAACGTCAACGACGAGTGGGACGGCGAGGGCGAGACCGCTGTGGTCGACGCCGCCGAGTCCTTCACGGCCGTCGCCGTCGAGGTCACGGCCGAGGCCGAGGCCACGATCGCCGCGACCACGGCAGCGAACTCCACTGCTCCGACCGCCACCGCCCCGACCGCCACTGCCCGTGAGGGAGTCCACGCATGA